DNA sequence from the Leptospirillum ferrooxidans C2-3 genome:
GAGCCAGATAGATCGCATCGGAGCTGTCGAGAGGAGATGCCCACCCGAACGAACCATCCGAAACCGGCAGGTCCACAACAATGTGGCCATCCTGACGGGACAGGAAAAGCAGATGTCCCGATCCTGTCGCCAGGGCAATCGTATGTGGCTCCAGAAGGGGACTTCCGAGAACGGCTCCTGAAATCTTTTGTGTCCATAGGATCCGACCTGATCTTTGAGACAGTGCCCAGACCCTCTCTGAACCATCCCCCCTCAACAGATGTCTTGTCCGGGTATACAAAAGCAGATGGTCAAGTGTTATGGATGGACTCGATGAAACAACATAGAGGATCCTTTTCGAAAGGATCATCGGGGCATGCACAGGGGCTTCAAGCCGGACATGCCAGAGAGAACGTCCGGAGGAGACATCGAGAGCCTCGACATGTCCTGTTGTTGAAACGGCAAAAACCCGGCCGGAAGAGGTCACGATCCCGGAAGAAAAATCCTCTCCCGCTCCATTCCGGGAAAATTGCCTTGTCCATTCTGAAAGAGGTGTTTGTGAGAGAAAAACAGGGTTATGGAAAGGATTACCGGACTCTGCCGGCCATGTGTCCGGAGGAAGCGGGACGACTGATCCGATTGGATCTTCTGAGCGAGTCTCCGGAATTCTGGAAGAAGACGGATCATCCGGGAACCCCATTGGGGAGGATCCCCAAACAGGAGAAATCTGTCCCGGAAAAAGGACTCCAAGAGTCCAGAAAGCAGTCAACCAGAGAATCCGGGTGAATCCGTGCTTCATCAAAAAGTTCCCCTGCTGTCAATCATGTGACCGATGTCCTTTCCCCGGACCGATGCCGGGAGTACACTCACTATGGGGTATCCGGAAATGACCACAGATGGATCGGTCCAGTTGGGGACATCCCGCAACTAGAATGCTTCGGAGGAGTCCACAGAGCTTGATCGTACCTGCCGGATCACACCTTTTTCATCAAAAGAGATGGCTATATTTTTCCCGGTAATATGGCGGTAGAATAATCCCTTGATCACCCTGTGGCGATAGATCCAGACCTGCTCTCCAAACCGTTTTTCCACCCGGTCGGGAGCACCGAGGGTGTTTTTGACATCGGCCATGGTACTGACCCCTGTCTTCAGCTTCATGAGAGAGACGCTCGAGACCCTTGTTCCCTCTTCGGATGTACAACCAGATGACAGGAGAAGCACCAAACAAAGGCTGATCGCAAAGCCATACGGCACAACAGACCCCCTTCGGTTGTAAAGTTTTGGAGGTTGTTTCATGAATGTCCCCTTTCAGGAAGTCAACAAGAGAGTCCTGCTGATCAAATGGAGCCGCACACGACGTGACACAAGAACTGCCACCTGACCCTGACGGACAAGGCAAGGAGAAAGGTTCGCCGAAAGAAACGGACAGGCCACTATTGTCCCACATTCTAGCAGGACCCTTCTTCACAAAAAAGTCTCTCTCACTGACCCTTGCCGCCTTTATCCTGATCGTCCTCGCCATTGGGTGGGGGTTCTCCCGCCACCTCGACGGATTACTGGAAGATCGACTGAAGACCCTCTCCGCTCCGGGGGTCACCGTCTACTCCTCTCCCTTTCCGGTTTTTAAAGGGGAGAGGATCTCTCCCTCCCTGATCAGCCAACTCGAACCTGATGCCAAAATGGCGAACTTCCGGACAATCGTCCTGTCGGAAAATCCGTCATCCCATCAAACCACACGACATTTCAAGCTTGTCTTTTCCCGCAATCTGAAATATCTGGTCGCCATCAGTCCCATCGATCCCGGCAACCCCGATCCCCAGCCAACGGAGTCTGTCTCTCTTCCTCCCGGCTTTCTCGGAACCATCATCGACAAGACTCTTGCCCTGTATCGACCGATCCCGCTGGATCTTGTGTCGGAGAGAATGAAAACAACCCTTCTGGTCTCCGAAGACCGAAACTTCTACAACTCCCCGGCCGTTGACATCACAGGCATCTTGAGGGCTCTTGTTCTTGATCTCAGGTCCCGGACCTTCCGGGAAGGCGGCAGCACGCTGACACAGCAAGTGGTTAAAAACATTCTTCTTGGACAACAGAAAACCATTGAACGGAAATTTCTCGAGGTTCTTCTGGCTGTCAAGCTCGCCAGAACCCACTCTCCCGACCAGATATTGGCTCTCTATCTGAACCATACCGAATGGGGAACCAGCGGGTCAGAGAGAATCATCGGAATAGAGGCTGCCAGCGAGACGTTCTTTGGACATTCCGCAAGAAGCCTGAGCTATCGGGAATCGGCGACCCTTGCTGCCATTCTTCGCGCACCGAACAGGAATAACCCCGTCCGCCATCCGGCAAGGGTCATGGCGATCCGGAACAGGATCATCGAGAGTCTTGGAGAGACCGGACACCTCAAAGGAAAACGTCTCGCCCGGGATCTGAAGAGTCCCCTCGGAATTTCAGGAGGGATTCCCAAACCGCCCGGCCCCTATTTGACTTCATGGGCCATCAAAACAATGGGAGAACTTCCCGCCGGAGCAAACGTCACACTGACAATGGACCCTGTCCTTTCGGAAAAGGTCGACCAACTGGTGGCAGGCGACCTGCACCGGATTGACCGGTATGTCTGGAAACGACACCCCGAAAAACCTCCCCTAGAAGCTGCCGCCATCGTCATGGATCCGCGTTCGGGAGCCATTCTGGCCCTTTCAGGGGGAGACTCGTTCCGACTGGCTCCATTCAACAGGGCCATAATGGCAAAAAGACAACCGGCTTCCCTGTTCAAGATTGTTCCCTACATTGTCGCACTCAATCCTCGCGATCAGGGGCCACCGCACGCCAATATCGAGACAATCCTTTCAAATGATCCCATCGCCATAACGGCCGGCGGCCATCTTTGGCGCCCCAGAAATGCCGAAAATGTCCAGGACGGAAAAATCACTCTTGAAGAAGCCTTTACCCAATCCCTGAATCGGCCGATCCTCCATCTGGCCACCATATTGTCTCCGAGGGAGATGGTGAAGACAGCCAGAAGCCTGGGGCTCGACTCACCCGATGCAAGCGATCTGCCTCTCTCCTGGCCACTTGGCGTCACACCGCAGTCTCCTCTTCAAATTGCCCGGGCGTATGCCTCGATTGCCAACGGTGGATATGGCGTCACACCGCATGCCATTGCCAGTATCTTGTCGGAAAAAGGGACACCAATCCGGAGATTTACGCCCCTTCCCACCATTGTCCGGCGAGTCATTCCAGCCCAAACGGCCTATCTGGTCGGCGACCTTTTAAGAAGGACCGTCTCCTCCGGAACCGGAAAGTCGCTTTCGCACTGGACAACATCGGATGGCTGGGGAGGAAAAACGGGAACGGCCAATAAAGGCAGGGATACATGGTTTGTTGCGACAAGTCCTGACCGGATTGTTGTGGTTTGGGTCGGATACGATGACAACTCCCCGACTTGGGGGTTTGGAGCGACGCTGGCCCTGCCGATAGCGGGAAAGATCATCCGGCTCATGAACGTCACACCCTCCGTTCCCCCACCCCCTCCCGGGATTCTCATGAACCTTGTGAAAACCGGCTGCAATGATCCCCCCAGAATCATTCCTTCTCTTGAAGGAAATCCGATCGCCTCCGCCGAATGTCAAAACACCCCCCGGTCTCCGGGGCTCATGGATCAAATGGGGTTATTTCTGAAAAAGATTTTCTAGGGGTCCAAAACCCCCTTATCGGTTCCGGGAAAAGAAAATGATGCCAGCCAAACAATGAAGCAGACAAAGCGGGTCTGCGTGAAAATACGGCCTTCATCCTGATTTGGTTTTTAAAACTTCAGGAGTCCTTGATTTTTATCAGCGTTTCAGTGAAAATGGGGAAAAATGCAATGGGGGATCGTCTAACGGCAGGACGACAGTCTCTGAATCTGTCTATCGGGGTTCGAGTCCCTGTCCCCCAGCCATTTTCCGGCCAGCCTTTCCTCTTCCCTAAAAAATGAAGCGCCAGAGCCATTCCAATAAGTCTCAAGCTTATTACCAGGTCGTATACGCAGTTCGGGCACTCTCCCAATCGTCCGTTATCCCCAGTTCTGTCCCTAAGAAAAGACTCCAGCAGACCGATTGACTACCCCGGAGGAAGACTAATCTCCCCCTCGCTATCCCCTTCCTGATAAACCGTTGGAGGTGGAATTCTCCGGTCGATCCGGACGGCCCTGTTTCCCCTGTGGGTTCCCGGGCGGGCCAAAAAACGGCTAACCCCCTCGACCTGGATATCGATCGGCTCACTGATATGCCGATCCAGACCAATCACATCACCGACCTTCCAGTCCAACACCTCACGAACTTTTCGTGTCGTCTTTCCCAACACCGCCTGGATCTTGATGGGGCTGGCCTCGATACGATCCTTGAGCCTCGTGGCCCAGAGACTGTCGACCTCGAACTGGTCGCTCTGGAAGCCTGTATACAACTTCTCCTTGATGGGCTCGATGGTCGAATAGGGAATACAGATGTAGACAATCCGTCCCTGACCTTCTATCTCAAGCTTGTAGGCCAGGGTAATGACCATTTCCGTCGGAGCCACAATCGCTGCAAACTGCGGATTGATTTCGGAACGGATATAGGTCAGGGGCATGCTGTAGACAGGTGCCCACGCCTTTTCAAAGTCGTCAATGGCCAGATCCAGGATATTTCTCGTGATTCTGGCCTCGATCGGTGTGAAGTCCCGGCCTTCGACCTTGACATGTCCCCGGCCATTCCCTCCGAAGATATGATCCACGATGAGGTAGACCAACCTGGCATCGATCACAAGGAGGATGTTCCGCCGGAGAGATTCCAGGCGAAGGATGTTGATATTGGATGGCATCGGAAGCTTTCGCAGGAACTCTCCAAACTTCAGCATGTCGATTCCCTGGGGGGCAAACTCGATATTTTTTCGAAGTGTCGCGGAGAGCGTCACCTGAAAAAATCGCGCAAAACGCTCGTTGATGACCTCAAGCGTCGGCATCCTTCCCCGGATGACCCTCTCCTGGCTGGCCAGATTGTACAGATGGGTATCCCCTTCATCGGCCTTTTCCTTTCCGGATCCCTCTGTATCAATATCTCCATCCGAAAGGCCCCGCAACAGGGCATTGACCTCATCCTGGGAAAGGATACTTTCAGCCATTGTCCGTCATTCTCCTGGTTGATCCCGCTGCCCATAAAATCATATGACAGTGTCTATGATCTCTTATCGGCAACGATGTGGCAATCATCCATTACCGGAATGTAGGGAGCACATAATCTGTCCGGTTTTGTAGCGCAAGACTTGTCCGGTTCCATAATGGGTCCGAGGAGGAGCCAGAATGGACCGAACAAATGTGCTACAGGAGATCCGGAAGATGCGTTTTGAAGACACCTGGAATGAATGGAAGAAAGGATGCCTCACTCAGGAAGAGGCCGGCCGGATTCTCGGGATGAGTGAAAGGACCTTCCGGAGATATGTCCGGCGAGTCGAGGAGGAAGGGATCCAGGGGATTCTGGACAAACGACTCACCCAGGCCTCATCGAGACGGGCCCCGGTCGATGAAGCCCTGGGACTGGTCGAAAAGTACCGGAGCCGGCATGATGGCTGGAACGTGAAACACTTTCACTTCTGGTACCGGAAAGAAGGCGGGAAACGGAGCTATACCTGGGTCAAGAAGACGCTTCAGGAGAACGGAGCGGTCCGGAAAGCTCCTGGCAAGGGGAAGCACCGGAAGAGACGGGAACGTGCGGCCTGGGAAGGGATGATGATCCATCAGGATGCCAGCAGTCATCCCTGGGTGTCCGGACAGATCTGGGATCTGGTGGTGACGATGGATGATGCGACCAATGAGCATTACAGCATGTTCTTTGTGGAGGAGGAGGGAACCGCATCCAGTCTTCAGGGGATACGGGAGGTGATCGGGAAAAAAGGGCTTCCTTCCTCCCTGTACACAGACCGGGGCAGCCACTACTGGGTCACGCCGGAAGCGGGAGGGAAGGTGGACAAGAAGAACCTCACCCAGTTTGGACGGGCGATGAAACAGCTGGGCATCGAAATGATTGCCGCCTACTCCCCCGAAGCGCGGGGACGCAGTGAACGGGCTTTCCGGACCCATCAGGAGCGTCTTCCCAAAGAGCTCGCCCTGGCGGGAATCACGACGATGGAAGCGGCCAACCGCTATCTGTCCGACGTCTATCTTCCAGCCTTCAATACCGAATTTTCCCATCGGGCCCCGGAGGAAGGATCGGCCTTCGTTCCCTGGACCGGAGACTCTATAGACGAGATCCTCTGT
Encoded proteins:
- a CDS encoding outer membrane protein assembly factor BamB family protein, whose amino-acid sequence is MKHGFTRILWLTAFWTLGVLFPGQISPVWGSSPMGFPDDPSSSRIPETRSEDPIGSVVPLPPDTWPAESGNPFHNPVFLSQTPLSEWTRQFSRNGAGEDFSSGIVTSSGRVFAVSTTGHVEALDVSSGRSLWHVRLEAPVHAPMILSKRILYVVSSSPSITLDHLLLYTRTRHLLRGDGSERVWALSQRSGRILWTQKISGAVLGSPLLEPHTIALATGSGHLLFLSRQDGHIVVDLPVSDGSFGWASPLDSSDAIYLAQENPPMIDRVTKSPLKTDWRFALSNTTTYDRFFIGDPVLTGEGMATVFRKKDSGAMVLVSLDPVTGRILWTLSLSDSSKDIPEEMLTLVDADGVLYVPLPEKGDLLAVSDSGQLLWKSHIGGSPHTGGTAVGRLLFVPLPSGHIVAIDRKSGQKVHEWKGKSPLGPRSLSLIGSMIFFADRKGEVRAMDLSTLGEKADLLSRTPFLNAKGPLKDAVKGKPNE
- the bamE gene encoding outer membrane protein assembly factor BamE domain-containing protein codes for the protein MKQPPKLYNRRGSVVPYGFAISLCLVLLLSSGCTSEEGTRVSSVSLMKLKTGVSTMADVKNTLGAPDRVEKRFGEQVWIYRHRVIKGLFYRHITGKNIAISFDEKGVIRQVRSSSVDSSEAF
- a CDS encoding transglycosylase domain-containing protein codes for the protein MTQELPPDPDGQGKEKGSPKETDRPLLSHILAGPFFTKKSLSLTLAAFILIVLAIGWGFSRHLDGLLEDRLKTLSAPGVTVYSSPFPVFKGERISPSLISQLEPDAKMANFRTIVLSENPSSHQTTRHFKLVFSRNLKYLVAISPIDPGNPDPQPTESVSLPPGFLGTIIDKTLALYRPIPLDLVSERMKTTLLVSEDRNFYNSPAVDITGILRALVLDLRSRTFREGGSTLTQQVVKNILLGQQKTIERKFLEVLLAVKLARTHSPDQILALYLNHTEWGTSGSERIIGIEAASETFFGHSARSLSYRESATLAAILRAPNRNNPVRHPARVMAIRNRIIESLGETGHLKGKRLARDLKSPLGISGGIPKPPGPYLTSWAIKTMGELPAGANVTLTMDPVLSEKVDQLVAGDLHRIDRYVWKRHPEKPPLEAAAIVMDPRSGAILALSGGDSFRLAPFNRAIMAKRQPASLFKIVPYIVALNPRDQGPPHANIETILSNDPIAITAGGHLWRPRNAENVQDGKITLEEAFTQSLNRPILHLATILSPREMVKTARSLGLDSPDASDLPLSWPLGVTPQSPLQIARAYASIANGGYGVTPHAIASILSEKGTPIRRFTPLPTIVRRVIPAQTAYLVGDLLRRTVSSGTGKSLSHWTTSDGWGGKTGTANKGRDTWFVATSPDRIVVVWVGYDDNSPTWGFGATLALPIAGKIIRLMNVTPSVPPPPPGILMNLVKTGCNDPPRIIPSLEGNPIASAECQNTPRSPGLMDQMGLFLKKIF
- the fliM gene encoding flagellar motor switch protein FliM, whose product is MAESILSQDEVNALLRGLSDGDIDTEGSGKEKADEGDTHLYNLASQERVIRGRMPTLEVINERFARFFQVTLSATLRKNIEFAPQGIDMLKFGEFLRKLPMPSNINILRLESLRRNILLVIDARLVYLIVDHIFGGNGRGHVKVEGRDFTPIEARITRNILDLAIDDFEKAWAPVYSMPLTYIRSEINPQFAAIVAPTEMVITLAYKLEIEGQGRIVYICIPYSTIEPIKEKLYTGFQSDQFEVDSLWATRLKDRIEASPIKIQAVLGKTTRKVREVLDWKVGDVIGLDRHISEPIDIQVEGVSRFLARPGTHRGNRAVRIDRRIPPPTVYQEGDSEGEISLPPG
- a CDS encoding ISNCY family transposase, with product MDRTNVLQEIRKMRFEDTWNEWKKGCLTQEEAGRILGMSERTFRRYVRRVEEEGIQGILDKRLTQASSRRAPVDEALGLVEKYRSRHDGWNVKHFHFWYRKEGGKRSYTWVKKTLQENGAVRKAPGKGKHRKRRERAAWEGMMIHQDASSHPWVSGQIWDLVVTMDDATNEHYSMFFVEEEGTASSLQGIREVIGKKGLPSSLYTDRGSHYWVTPEAGGKVDKKNLTQFGRAMKQLGIEMIAAYSPEARGRSERAFRTHQERLPKELALAGITTMEAANRYLSDVYLPAFNTEFSHRAPEEGSAFVPWTGDSIDEILCEHHERIVGNDNCVSFEGRTLQIPSDRYRLHYVRATVKIHRHPDGSLSLFHGPRKLSDYPVEKPEIPKTKKEPRTKAPSTGIRPVEAHV